CTGGCGGGCAAATCTTGCTGGAGGGCCAGCGCATCGACCACTTGGGCCATGAGCAGATGCGCCACATCCGTGGCCGGCGCATCGGCGCGATCTTTCAGGATCCGCTGACCTCGTTGAACCCGCTCTATACCGTCGGCCAGCAGCTCACCGAGACCATACGCACGCATCTGCCGGTGAGCGCCCCGAGGCGCGCGAGCGCGCCGTGCAGCTCTTGCGGGACACCGGCATCCCGGCGGCCGAGCAGCGTATCGACACTACCCGCCCAGTTTTCCGGCGGGATGCGCCAGCGCGTGGTCATCGCCCTGGCGCTGGCGCCGAGCCGCAGCTGATCGTGGCCGATGAGCGACCACGGCGCTGGACGTGTCCATCCAGGCGCAGATCATTCCAACTGCTGAGAACATCTGCAAGAGCGCGGCGCGCGCCGTCATGCTGATCACGCACGACATGGGCGTGATTGCCGAGACTGCGACCGCGTGGCCGTGATGTATGCCGGGCGCGTGGCGAGATCGGCCGGTACACGAGGTCATCAACCACCCGGCGCACCCCTACACCGCCGGCCTCATGGCCTCCATCCCCGACATGGACAGCGAGCGCGAGCGGCTCAACCAGATCGACGGCGCATGCCGCGCCTGAACGCCATCGCGCGGCTGCGCTTCAATCCGCGCTGCCGAGGTCTTCGAGCGCTGGCGGTCGAGCGCCCGACTGATGCCCGCCGGCGCCACCCAGGCGCGTGCTGGCTGCACGCCGCGACGCAAGGAGGCCGCATGAACGAATCGCATAGCCTGCCGGCATTGGCTCTTCCCCCTCTGGGGGAAGGCTGGGATGGGGGCCGGTTTGATGGATCCAACGGTATGGGTGGCGGCGCCGGCCTCATCCAACCTTCCCAGGGGAAGAGGGAGCAGAGGAGAGCGTTGGTGCAGGCGCGCGACCTGGCGCGCACCTTCGATGTCTCGCCGCCTGGCTCAACCGGTGCTGGAGGGCAAGCCGCGCCTGCTGCTGCACGCCGTCGATGGCGTGAGCTTCGACATCGAGCGCGGCAAGACGCTGGGCTGGTGGGCGAGTCGGGCTGTGGCAAAAGCACCGTGGCGCGCCTGCTGGTGGGCCTGTACGCACCCACGCGCGGCGGCTTTGCTTCGACGGGCAGGATGCGCACGCGGCGTTCAAGGGGCGCGATGCCCGCGCCATGCGCCGGCGATCCAGATGATTTTTCAAGACCCCTATGCCAGCCTGAACCCGCGCTGGCTGGTACGCGACATCATCGCCGAGCCGCTGCGCGAGCACGGCATCCTGACCGACAAGGCGGCACTTGCCCAGCGCGTGGGCGAGCTGCTGCAGTCCGTGGGCCTGTCGCCGCTGGACGCGGCCAAGTACCCGCACCAGTTTCGGGCGGGCAGCGCCAGCGCATCTCGATCGCCCGGGCGCTGGCACCGAGCCTGAGTTCCTGGTCTGCGACGAGCCGACCTCGGCGCTCGACGTGTCCGTGCAGGCCCAGGTGCTGAACATCATGAAAGACCTGCAGCGCCAGCAGGGCCTGACCTATCTGTTCATCAGCCACAACCTGGCGGTGGTGCGGCATGTGAGCGACCAGGTCGGCGTGATGTACTGGGTCGCCTGGTGAGCTGGCCGACAAGGCCACGCTGTTTGCCGCGCCGCGCACCCCTACACACGCATGTTGCTCGACGCCATCCCAAGATGCACGACACGGGCCGGGCGCGCACGCCGGTGCAGGGCGAGGTGCCCAACCCTTTGAATCCGCGCCGGGCTGTGCCTTCAACCCGCGCTGCCCTGGGCAACGAGCGCTGCCGCGTCGAGCGGCCCGAGTTGCTCGACGCCGGCGACGGCACGCGCGTGGCCTGCCATGCGGTGCAGGAGGGGCGCATCGACCCGGCAGGGCCGTGAATTTGCATGAAAAATGCCGCAAAGCGTTGCTGGGCAAGCGGAGATAGCTATGCAAATGAGAGTTGCAATGTCCAGGTGGCTGCGTGTTTTTGCGCTCTTTCCCCTGCTGGGGGAAGGCCGGGATGGGAGCCGCGCCCGCAGTGAGCGCAGCGCCCGAACTGGCCCCCACCCCAGCCCTTCCCCAGAGGGGGAGGGAGCACCGAAGCAATACCCGGCCCAGCGCGCCACGGGCCATCCCAGCCCTCTCCCAAGGGGGGAGCGGGCAGACGAGTTGGCGCAGCTTGCGTGCGCCGACGGTGCCTCCAGACCTTTCCCAGCGAGCAAGAGCGCGCCCGGTTCCGACTCCCTCTCCGCGTGCGGGAGAGGGTGGGGGTGAGGGGGCCTGCTGCGGGCGCTGCGGCCCTCGCCCTGTCCCTCCTGCTGGCCGGCTGTGGCGGCTCCGGCCCGGTGCAGCCGCTGCCGCCCGCTGATGCGGCCTACCAGCTGACCATCCTGCACCTCAACGACCACCACTCCAACCTGCAGCCGCGCGCCGCCACGGTGCAGCTCGACGACGGCGCGGGCCGGCGCATCCCTGTCGCCATGGAGGTCGGCGGCTTTGC
This window of the Melaminivora jejuensis genome carries:
- a CDS encoding ATP-binding cassette domain-containing protein, yielding MSLLEVKNLIVEFPSRRGTLRALDDVSFAIAPGEILGVVGESGAGKSLTGASIIGLLEPPGRVAGGQILLEGQRIDHLGHEQMRHIRGRRIGAIFQDPLTSLNPLYTVGQQLTETIRTHLPVSAPRRASAPCSSCGTPASRRPSSVSTLPAQFSGGMRQRVVIALALAPSRS